GCGCTGATCGTCCAGTCCCTGAAGCTCTGTTGCATCCCCTTCCCGGAAGGTAATATTATCAAGTCCTTCTTCTTTGGCTCTTCGATTGCCTGCCGCTACCAGGTTGGAAGCAATATCTACGCCCAGTACGTTGGCCCCGAGTTTTGCGGCGGGGATGGCGGTAGTTCCGTCGCCGCAACCAAGGTCCAGTACTTCCATTCCTTTCGAGATGCCTAATTGAGCAACAAGCCCGGCGCCGCTTTGCCGCATGCTTTCTGCGATCCTTGTGAAATCGCCCTTTTCCCAAAGTGCTTTGTTTGGATTCATTGCTTTTATTTTTATTGTTTTAAAATGTGAGCGCAATGATAGAAGTTTAAAAAGGGGACGGCATTTCTCTAAAGTCCAATTATCTGACTGAAAGGTCCGGAGGGAGGATCCATAAGGGAATGACTAAACTCATTACATTACGAAAGCCCCTGTTTTTCACAAGGGCTTTCTGTAATGTACTATTATCATGGTTCAAAAGGAAATCTATTTCCAGAGGGCTTTATACACTATTCCTGCAAGGGCTGCACCAACAATGGGGGCGAGGATGAAGAGCCAGAGCTGTTCTACCGCCCATCCACCCACGAAAACCGCCTGGCTGATGCTTCTGGCAGGGTTCACGGAAGTGTTGGTGACGGGGATGCTGATCAGGTGGATCAGGGTGAGGGTGAGGCCGATGGCCAGCCCTGCAAAACCGCCGTTTGAATTACGGCTGTCTGTGGCGCCAAGGATCACGATCAGGAACATGAAGGTCATTACCGCTTCGCAGAGGAATGCCGCTTTCATGTCGTACCCGCCGGGTGAATGTTCTGCATAGCCATTGGCTGCAAAAGTGCCGATACTGCTGCCATTCCCTGTTACGATCACGTACAGTACAGCTGCGGCCACAATGCCGCCCAGCACCTGTGCAATGATGTAGGGAAGCAGATCTTTGGCCGGCATCCTTCCACCTACAAAGAGCCCGATGCTCACTGCAGGATTGAGATGCGCTCCGGAAACCCTACCCAGCGAATACGCAATGGTGAGTACAGTTAAACCGAAGGCCAGGGCTACACCCAGCAAGCCAATACCTACACCCGGAAATGCCGCAGACAATAAGGCACTGCCGCAACCTCCCAACACCAACCAAAAAGTGCCAAAGAACTCAGCCGTAAATTTTTGTACCATAGATATTGATTTTTAAAGTCAGGAATATCATAAAAATACTTATACGATTTGAAAAACGAAGGATTCCGGCCACGGAGTTGTGCACCTGAAATGCACCTTTTCTCCCGGTACGGCCTGCGCGACGTACCTTTGCCCGATGGATTATTTCAAGAAGCTGCTCGATCTCCTGAAAACAGAGCGGCAGGAAGATGAAGCAATGTACCGCCAGCTCAGTTCCTCCCTTTCCGTGAACGACCGCCGGGAAGCCGGTCTCAGCTGGTATCCCGTGGCCATCCGCGGCACCGAGCCCACGAAGGGCGACTATATAACGGTGGAGCTGGAACGAACTACCAACCAGGACATTCCCCACCAGTTCCGCACCGGCGCCAGCGCCGCCCTGTTCAGTAATCACAACCGGGAACATGACAGGGTGGAAGGCGTAGTCAACTACGTAGGCGCCAACAAGATCAAGATCACACTCCGCACGGATGAACTGCCCGAATGGAGCCGCAACGGCAAGCTCGGCGTAGACCTCCTCTTTGATGATAACAGTTACGATGAAATGCAGCAGGCGCTCCGCCAGGCCATCGCCCTGAATGAGAAAAGGGAAGAAGGAAGACTGGTGCGGATCCTCACCGGCTCACAGGAACCTGTATTCGAAAATTATGTATCTCCCGTTCCCTTTCCTTCGCTGAACCCTTCGCAGCAGGAAGCAGTGAATAAGATCCTCAGCGCGGAAGACCTGGCCATCGTGCATGGCCCTCCTGGTACGGGCAAGACCACCACGCTGGTGCAGGCCATCAAAGCACTGGTGGCGAAAGATAAACAGCAGGTGCTGGTAGTGGCGCCCAGCAATACTGCGGTTGACCTTCTCAGTGAGAAGCTCTCCGATGCAGGTCTTAATGTGCTGCGCGTTGGCAATCCCGCCCGTGTGAATGAAAGACTGCTAAGTCTCACCATGGACCATAAGATGGCGGAGCATACAGCGAACAAGGAGATAAAAAGACTGAAGAAACAGGCCGGCGAGTTCAAAGACATGGCCCATAAATACAAGAGGAATTTCGGAAAGGCCGAGCGCGACCAGCGCAAAGCCCTCTTTGATGAGGCACGCAATATCATGAAGCAGGTGGAGAAGACCGAACAATATATCGTGGATGATCTTCTTGCCAAAGCCGATGTGATCACCGCTACTTTGATCGGCGCCAATCATTACCTGGTGCGCGAACGAAAATTCCATACAGTAGTGATCGATGAAGCCGGACAGGCGCTGGAGCCCGCCACCTGGGTGCCGGTGATCAAAGCTCGCAAGCTGATCCTCGCAGGCGATCACCTGCAACTGCCGCCCACCGTGAAATCCAATGAAGCAGCGAAGAACGGTCTCACCCTCACATTGCTGGAAAAGCTGGTGGAGCGCTATCCGCAGTCAGTAGTGATGCTGAATGAACAGTATCGCATGAACCGCCTGATCATGGGCTATTCAGCTGCCACCTTCTACGATAACCAGCTCAAGGCACATGCCTCGGTTGAAAATCATACGCTCAACAATGATGAACATCCTCTGCAATTCATCGATACTGCAGGATGCGGATTTGAAGAGAAGACCAGTGGCAATGCTATCTCCAATCCGGAAGAAGCCGCATTCAGTATCAATTACCTGAAACAGCTGTCTGCTGAAAAGCAGTGGGATGCCGCTTTTCCAACGGTGGGCATCATTTCGCCCTACAGAAGACAGATAGATGAGCTGAAAGCCATGTTGCAGCAAACACCGGAGCTGCTGGCATTCCAGCATCGCATCACCATCAATACTATCGACAGCTTCCAGGGACAGGAACGTGATATGGTGCTGATCAGCATGACGCGCAGCAACAACGATAACCGGATCGGTTTCTTATCAGAGATCAGGCGCATGAATGTAGCCATGACAAGAGCCAGGAAAAAACTGGTAGTGGTGGGAGACAGCAGTACACTGAGTCAGCATGATTATTACGCAGGGTTCATCGCTTACGCAGAACAGCAGGAAGCTTACAAGAGCGCCTGGGAATATATGGGCGTTTAGAACTTATTTGCAGCAGCTTTTCTTCGGAAAGAAAATCTTTCTGAAAACCTGCCAGAACCTGTTCAGTAGGGTGGTATTGGACATCGAATTGTACATTTAAAAGGCAAATTTACGAAAATGATCAGACTCGGGCTTATCAGGGAAGGAAAGACCCCTGCAGACAACAGGGTGGCGCTCACGCCTGCACAATGCAAGTGGATCCATAAGAACTCGGATGAGGTCCGCATTTTTGCGCAATCCTCACCTGGCCGCTGCTTTTCCGATAAGGAATACAGGGCTGCCGGAATAGAGGTTGTGGACGATATCAGCGATTGCGATATCCTTCTCGGCATCAAGGAAGTGCCCGTTAGCCAACTGATCCCCAACAAGACCTATCTCTTCTTTTCACATACACGCAAGAAACAATCCTATAACCAGGAACTCTTTCAAAGTATCATTTCCAGTAAGATCACCCTGATCGATTATGAATGCCTGGAGCATGAAGACGGACAACGCATTCTCGGCTTCGGTTTTTTTGCCGGAGTTGTGGGAGCGCATAACGGGATGATGGGATATGGTCATCGCTCAGGTGCGTATGATCTTGTACGTGTGTACAGGCAAAGGAGTTTCCGCGAGCTCATCCATACTTATTTCGGATTAAGGATTCCTCCTGTGAAAGTGGCGGTCACCGGTAGTGGCCGTGTGGCGCATGGGATCCTGGAAATCATGAACCTCATGGGCATCGTGGAAGTGGAACCTGAGGATTATCTTCTTAAAAAATATTCATACCCCGTCTATACGCAACTGAAAGGTGCAGGTCTCTACGAACGTAAGACCGATGGTGCTTACAACCGGGTGCATTTCCACGATCATCCCTCTGAATACAATTGCAAATTCCTGCCTTATGCAATGCAATCAGATATCCTGATGAATGGCATTTACTGGGATACTGCCATGCCACGATTGTTTGAACGTGAAGCCGTGCAGGATCCTGCCTGGCGCTTGCATACCATTGCCGATATTACCGATGATGCATTCGGTTCCGTGCCGATCAATCTTGGTGATCAGACCATTGAAGATCCGGTCTATGGTGTTAGTAAAACAAGTTTCAAAAAAACCGCACCGTACTTACCCGGAAGCGTAGACGTAATGGCTGTAGGCAATCTGCCCAATGAATTGCCGCGTGATGCCAGCCGGTATTTCGGAGAACAACTCATCAAATATGTGCTGGAAGATCTTGTGAAGAACAATCAGTCGGATGTTATAGAACGCGCTACCATGGTGAAAGAAGGCGTACTTACCTCTCGCTATTATTATCTTGCAGATTACGCAGCAGGAAAATAATCATCACGCAAATATCTAAGACCCCGGGGTCTAAAGCTGATACAGCTGTTAACATTATTTTTACCGGATTCATATATCCGATAAAAAAACAATGTACATGTTACACCATGTAGCTGCTGCCAAACCCGGTAATCCATTTCGCATTTATGCCAACTTCAAACAGCTCTATAGAGGATCAGTAAAGATCTTTCTTTGTGCAGTTGTCTTCTTTATTGCGCCTCATTTTTCTGCAAACGCGCAAATAGCAGGAGTGGGTGCTGGTCAAACCTATGCCACTTTGAACGATGCCATTACTGCTATCAACACTGGTGCCTTAACAGGAAGTATCCAGCTTCAGATCCGCAGTAGCAGTACATTGTCCGGAACAGCTGTGTTGAATGCTTCAGGAACAGGAGCGGCCAGTTACTCTTCCATAAGAATTTATCCAACGGGCAATTATGCAGTTACAGCAAACATAAACGGGCCACTGCTTGAATTGGTGGGTTGTGCAAATGTTACCATCGATGGCAGGTTGAATACAGTGGGCGCCACATATAATCTCACCCTGGAAAATATGAATACAGGCGCCAATGCTGCTGTTATCCGGATGCGTGACGGAGGTTCCAACAATATTGTTCAAAATGCAATAATCAAAGGAGCAGGCGGCTCCGCAACGCGTGGTCTGTTTACTGCGGATGGCGCCGGCAATATGGTGAATATTGTTTTGCAGTATTGCAGAATTACCAATTCAAATGGGAACCGCCCTTACAGTTCCTTCTATGTGAATGCAGCAGGAGCAACATCATCCGCCATTTTTTTCGGTAATGAAGTGTATGATCTTTTCCGTTCAGACGCGGGCACCAGGGCTGTAGTCTTCACAGGTACTCTTTCTGCCGGCTATATCATGAACAATCATTTTTATGAAACTACCCCGGTGAATGCAATATCCGCCAATACGTACCGGGCTGTTTCAGTGGAAGGAAACAATGCAACGAACGTATTGGTACAGGGGAATTTCATTGGGGGATCGCAGGTGAATGCAGGCGGCAGCGCCATGACGTTCACATCTGCTTCTGCGCCGCAATTCGACGCCATCTATATTTCTGGGGGAACTTCCGCTGCGCCTGCTTCCGTGCAGAACAATACCATCACGAATATATCCTTTCAGAGCGCGAAGAATAATCTCAATAATATCTATTCTCCTGGTTATTTCAATGCTATCTATATTTCCGGAAGCGGTGTTTGCGCCAATATTGGTACTGTTGCTGGCAATACCATCGGCTCACAGACAGTTACAGGCGCTATTCAGTTGTTTCCCACCAATACCACTGAATACTGTCCGGCAGTGATGATCTTCAATGATGCTGATGGAACAGTGGATATTCAAAACAATACAATGGGTGGGATCAATTCCACCGGCCCTGCATTGGCCAAGAGCTTTACAGGTATATTGAATGTGGCGGCAGGCAATACAACCATTTCAAACAATATTATCGGAAGCGTTACTACTGCCGGCAGTATCAATATCGGACCAAACAGTGATAATGCTCCGGTGAATGAACTGGTCTGGGGAATTGCCAATCTTGGTTTAGGTGGCAATAAGATCATCTCTGGTAATACTATTGCGAATATCACGCAGCAAGCTGTTGGCCCCAACGTGAATACACTGAAACATACAGCAGGTATTTTCCTGTTGGCCGGTGGCGATGTAACAGTGGATAATAATGTAATCCATCATCTGAAAAGTTTATCCAACACGGTTGTTGGTGGTGAGTTCAGCAGTGTGGTGGGCATCGATGTTTTTCAGAATATCGGTTCCATCAATTCTATTTCCGGCAACAGGATCTATGAACTGGAATGTCTGAATACGGAAAACCTGGCTACGGAAGTAACCGGAATATTTTTCAAAGGGAATAATGTCAGCTCGGTAATTCGAAACAATTTTATTCATGGCCTGCGGCTTTCATCGTCCAGTACCGCGGCAAAGATCAATGGTATCAATATCGGCGTCTCCAATGGTATTGCTGAGCTTTCCAACAATGTGGTTGCCCTGGGAGCGGGTATCACCAATGGTTATGCGATCAACGGTATCCTGGATGGCAGCCAGGAACCAGGCAATGCCAATAAATTCTATTACAATACCATCAGCATTTCCGGAGATATGGGACCGGGAAGCAATTCATCGGCATTGTATCTGGGCAGCAATTTGCCTTCAGGCAGAGCAGTTATCAATAATATCCTGGTGAATGAACGCAATAATATGATGGGCACAGCCAGTCATTATGGCTTGTTCGTGACCGGAACACCTGTGCTAACGGTGAACTACAACGATTATTACACGCCTAATTCCGGAGGAGTGGCCGGCTATTATTCAGGCAATAGAACATCGCTTCCTGTAATTACAGGTCAGGATGCCAACAGCGTTATCCGCGATCCGGGATTTGTTACTGCCGGAGGAACGAATGCAACCGGTTATATTCCGGCAAATATGCTGGCAGGTACAGTTCTGGCGGGCTATGAGCCTGATCATATCGGTGTGGTGCGTCCGGCAAGCCCTTTCATGGGCGCCTTTCATTATTTGAGTACCTTGCCTGTGGCCTGGCTGGATTTTAAATTGTATCCTTCCAAAGACCGGATCGTTCTAAAATGGTCCACTGCCAATGAGCAGCTCAGCAGGGATTTTGTTGTTCAGCATAGTGTGAATGGGGTCCACTGGAAGCAAATTGGAATTGTTGCTGCAGCGGGTACAACCAGTTTGACCTCTCTTTACCAGTATACAGATCTCTCTCCTTCAAAAACAAGGAACTACTACAGGATACTGCAAAGGGATATAAATGGAAAATCGGATTACAGTGTTATCCGGACAGTAGAATTTGGACAGTCTGCTGCATTGCAGTTATTCAATAATCCTGTTACCAGGGGATTGCTGGAATTTCAGACAAAGCAGGCAGCCGAACTATTCCTTGTAGCTCCTGATGGACGTTTGATTTGGAGAAAACAATTCTCAGCAGGGCAGCACCAGGTGAGCGTGCATGCGTTATCACCAGGTGTCTATTACTTGAAGTCTGCCACAGAGGTTATTCCATTTGTGAAAAAATAAAATGGGAATAAGCATGCTGCGCCTTCTCCACACTTTAATATTGAATCCTTCAGTATCTTTAATCCTTAATCGTTGCAAATGTCGCTCGCAGCAGACAGAAACGAACCCTGGGACTGGGAGATCAGTAACCGTAGCAGTTGGCGCAACTGGCCGGTAAAAGAATTATGGGCCTACAGGTACCTGCTTTTCAGGTTCATCAGGCGTGATTTTCTGATCAATTACCAGCAGACATTACTGGGACCGCTCTGGGTTGTATTGCAACCTCTCTTTACGCTTGTGGTTTATGTGATGGTATTCAGCAGGTGGATAGGGATCGATACCGGCGCATCACCGCCCGTGTTATTCTTCCTCTGCGGCATTTTGTTATGGGGATTGTTCAGCGATCTCTTCACTGGCACCGCTTTCATCTTTACTCATTACAGCTCGCTTTACACCAAAGTTTATTTCCCCAGACTTATAATTCCTTTTTCCGTGGCAGGAACCCATCTGCTCCGGTTTTGTATACAGTTTGTTTTGCTGGTGGCGGTTTTGGCTTTCTATGCAGTATTCCGGGACTTCAACTTCTCCTGGAATTTCTGGTTGCTGGTATTGCCGCTGTCTATTTTACTGACTGCTCTATTTGCATTGGCGCTCGGCCTTATTTTTTGTATCCTCACTGCCAGGTATCGCGACCTTGGCAATATCGTTCACCTGGGCGTCAGGTTGTTTATGTTTGTAACGCCTGTTATCTATCCAATTTCCTCTCTACCTTCCGGCATTCGCTGGATTGTGCATATAAATCCACTATCCGCATTATTCGAAGTATTCCGGTATGCCCTATTGGGCCAGGGAATATTTTCGATGTGGCAATTACTTTACAGTGCAGTATTCATCATCATCACTTTCTTTATAGCCCTGATATGGTTCAATAAACAGGCCATCAGGCTTATAGACATTGCATAACCGATATGAGCAAGATTGTAATTGAAGCGGCTGGTGTTTCCAAGATCTACAGGCTCGGCGCCATTGGTACAGGTTCTTTCCGGCAGGATGTAAAACGCTGGATAAACAAAACCATGGGGCAGAAGAACAATGCTTTCTTCCATGAAGATAAGCTGGCCGCAGATCAGTTCATGGCCCTGAAGGATATCAGCTTCCAGGTCAGGCAGGGGGAAACATGGGGAATTGTTGGACCCAATGGCGCAGGGAAATCAACTTTGCTCAAGATCATCTCACGCATTATTCAACCAAGTTCCGGTTTTGTAAGAGGGAGAGGGACTGTTGGTAGCCTGCTGGAAGTAGGTACAGGATTTCATCCGGAACTTTCTGGCCGAGAGAATATCTATATTAGTGGATCCCTGTTGGGTATGACTAAAGCACAAGTGCTGCGCCAGTTTGATGAGATCGTTGCTTTCTCGGGGCTTGAAAAATTCATTGATACGCCGGTAAAGCGTTATTCGTCGGGCATGTATGTGAGGCTGGCTTTTGCAGTGGCTGCACATCTTAATGCGGATATCCTTATTATGGATGAAGTACTGGCTGTGGGAGATATCGAATTTCAGAAGAGATGCCTTGATAAAATGCAGGAAGTGGCCAAAGACAGCCAGCGAACGATCTTATTTGTCAGTCACAATATGCAGGCGGTGAGCCATCTTTGCCGCAAAGCAATCTGGTTGCAACAGGGAGCAATGATGGCAATGGGCGATACCAGTGATGTTGTAGAAAAATACATTGGCAGTTTACAGCAGAATAAGCTGCATGTGGCATGGGGTGAAACCAAAGAAGCACCGGGAAATGAATATGTGCGTATCCTGTCGATGGAGCTGGTGCCTCAGCTGCTGTCTGCAAAAAGTGTGATAGACATCAGAACGCCGCTGACTGTAAAGTTCACCATCCGAAATCAGCAGGATAATGCATTGCTGAATGCCGGACTGCACTTATTCAATTATGCCGGTGAATGTATTTTCGATGTAGCTTCGCTTCCTGTATTGTGCAGCGAAGGTGCAATTCAGGGGGAGTGCCAGATCCCGGGCAACTTCCTTAATGATGGAGCGTATTATCTTTCACTCATCATTGTTCAGGACACATCCATTCCATTATTCTATTATGAAGGAGCGCTTCATTTTGAAGTGGCTGATTTTCGTGAAAATACCACCTGGTTTGGTAAATGGAAAGGGGCTGTGCGTCCGCAATTTCCATTCAGGTTTGAACCGTCGATAAAACAGGCAATTCCATAAACAGCAAATTAGTTTGGATAGAATTCCGTTATCCCCTCCATTCATAGCACCGGTTTCCGACGGTG
This portion of the Pseudobacter ginsenosidimutans genome encodes:
- a CDS encoding AAA domain-containing protein, with the translated sequence MDYFKKLLDLLKTERQEDEAMYRQLSSSLSVNDRREAGLSWYPVAIRGTEPTKGDYITVELERTTNQDIPHQFRTGASAALFSNHNREHDRVEGVVNYVGANKIKITLRTDELPEWSRNGKLGVDLLFDDNSYDEMQQALRQAIALNEKREEGRLVRILTGSQEPVFENYVSPVPFPSLNPSQQEAVNKILSAEDLAIVHGPPGTGKTTTLVQAIKALVAKDKQQVLVVAPSNTAVDLLSEKLSDAGLNVLRVGNPARVNERLLSLTMDHKMAEHTANKEIKRLKKQAGEFKDMAHKYKRNFGKAERDQRKALFDEARNIMKQVEKTEQYIVDDLLAKADVITATLIGANHYLVRERKFHTVVIDEAGQALEPATWVPVIKARKLILAGDHLQLPPTVKSNEAAKNGLTLTLLEKLVERYPQSVVMLNEQYRMNRLIMGYSAATFYDNQLKAHASVENHTLNNDEHPLQFIDTAGCGFEEKTSGNAISNPEEAAFSINYLKQLSAEKQWDAAFPTVGIISPYRRQIDELKAMLQQTPELLAFQHRITINTIDSFQGQERDMVLISMTRSNNDNRIGFLSEIRRMNVAMTRARKKLVVVGDSSTLSQHDYYAGFIAYAEQQEAYKSAWEYMGV
- a CDS encoding class I SAM-dependent methyltransferase gives rise to the protein MNPNKALWEKGDFTRIAESMRQSGAGLVAQLGISKGMEVLDLGCGDGTTAIPAAKLGANVLGVDIASNLVAAGNRRAKEEGLDNITFREGDATELQGLDDQRFDLVVTIFGAMFAPRPMDVAKQMVRVTRPGGRIVMGNWIPGTQPW
- a CDS encoding beta strand repeat-containing protein — translated: MLHHVAAAKPGNPFRIYANFKQLYRGSVKIFLCAVVFFIAPHFSANAQIAGVGAGQTYATLNDAITAINTGALTGSIQLQIRSSSTLSGTAVLNASGTGAASYSSIRIYPTGNYAVTANINGPLLELVGCANVTIDGRLNTVGATYNLTLENMNTGANAAVIRMRDGGSNNIVQNAIIKGAGGSATRGLFTADGAGNMVNIVLQYCRITNSNGNRPYSSFYVNAAGATSSAIFFGNEVYDLFRSDAGTRAVVFTGTLSAGYIMNNHFYETTPVNAISANTYRAVSVEGNNATNVLVQGNFIGGSQVNAGGSAMTFTSASAPQFDAIYISGGTSAAPASVQNNTITNISFQSAKNNLNNIYSPGYFNAIYISGSGVCANIGTVAGNTIGSQTVTGAIQLFPTNTTEYCPAVMIFNDADGTVDIQNNTMGGINSTGPALAKSFTGILNVAAGNTTISNNIIGSVTTAGSINIGPNSDNAPVNELVWGIANLGLGGNKIISGNTIANITQQAVGPNVNTLKHTAGIFLLAGGDVTVDNNVIHHLKSLSNTVVGGEFSSVVGIDVFQNIGSINSISGNRIYELECLNTENLATEVTGIFFKGNNVSSVIRNNFIHGLRLSSSSTAAKINGINIGVSNGIAELSNNVVALGAGITNGYAINGILDGSQEPGNANKFYYNTISISGDMGPGSNSSALYLGSNLPSGRAVINNILVNERNNMMGTASHYGLFVTGTPVLTVNYNDYYTPNSGGVAGYYSGNRTSLPVITGQDANSVIRDPGFVTAGGTNATGYIPANMLAGTVLAGYEPDHIGVVRPASPFMGAFHYLSTLPVAWLDFKLYPSKDRIVLKWSTANEQLSRDFVVQHSVNGVHWKQIGIVAAAGTTSLTSLYQYTDLSPSKTRNYYRILQRDINGKSDYSVIRTVEFGQSAALQLFNNPVTRGLLEFQTKQAAELFLVAPDGRLIWRKQFSAGQHQVSVHALSPGVYYLKSATEVIPFVKK
- a CDS encoding ABC transporter ATP-binding protein — protein: MSKIVIEAAGVSKIYRLGAIGTGSFRQDVKRWINKTMGQKNNAFFHEDKLAADQFMALKDISFQVRQGETWGIVGPNGAGKSTLLKIISRIIQPSSGFVRGRGTVGSLLEVGTGFHPELSGRENIYISGSLLGMTKAQVLRQFDEIVAFSGLEKFIDTPVKRYSSGMYVRLAFAVAAHLNADILIMDEVLAVGDIEFQKRCLDKMQEVAKDSQRTILFVSHNMQAVSHLCRKAIWLQQGAMMAMGDTSDVVEKYIGSLQQNKLHVAWGETKEAPGNEYVRILSMELVPQLLSAKSVIDIRTPLTVKFTIRNQQDNALLNAGLHLFNYAGECIFDVASLPVLCSEGAIQGECQIPGNFLNDGAYYLSLIIVQDTSIPLFYYEGALHFEVADFRENTTWFGKWKGAVRPQFPFRFEPSIKQAIP
- a CDS encoding NAD(P)-dependent oxidoreductase → MIRLGLIREGKTPADNRVALTPAQCKWIHKNSDEVRIFAQSSPGRCFSDKEYRAAGIEVVDDISDCDILLGIKEVPVSQLIPNKTYLFFSHTRKKQSYNQELFQSIISSKITLIDYECLEHEDGQRILGFGFFAGVVGAHNGMMGYGHRSGAYDLVRVYRQRSFRELIHTYFGLRIPPVKVAVTGSGRVAHGILEIMNLMGIVEVEPEDYLLKKYSYPVYTQLKGAGLYERKTDGAYNRVHFHDHPSEYNCKFLPYAMQSDILMNGIYWDTAMPRLFEREAVQDPAWRLHTIADITDDAFGSVPINLGDQTIEDPVYGVSKTSFKKTAPYLPGSVDVMAVGNLPNELPRDASRYFGEQLIKYVLEDLVKNNQSDVIERATMVKEGVLTSRYYYLADYAAGK
- a CDS encoding ABC transporter permease, which gives rise to MSLAADRNEPWDWEISNRSSWRNWPVKELWAYRYLLFRFIRRDFLINYQQTLLGPLWVVLQPLFTLVVYVMVFSRWIGIDTGASPPVLFFLCGILLWGLFSDLFTGTAFIFTHYSSLYTKVYFPRLIIPFSVAGTHLLRFCIQFVLLVAVLAFYAVFRDFNFSWNFWLLVLPLSILLTALFALALGLIFCILTARYRDLGNIVHLGVRLFMFVTPVIYPISSLPSGIRWIVHINPLSALFEVFRYALLGQGIFSMWQLLYSAVFIIITFFIALIWFNKQAIRLIDIA
- the aqpZ gene encoding aquaporin Z, translating into MVQKFTAEFFGTFWLVLGGCGSALLSAAFPGVGIGLLGVALAFGLTVLTIAYSLGRVSGAHLNPAVSIGLFVGGRMPAKDLLPYIIAQVLGGIVAAAVLYVIVTGNGSSIGTFAANGYAEHSPGGYDMKAAFLCEAVMTFMFLIVILGATDSRNSNGGFAGLAIGLTLTLIHLISIPVTNTSVNPARSISQAVFVGGWAVEQLWLFILAPIVGAALAGIVYKALWK